In Xiphophorus maculatus strain JP 163 A chromosome 2, X_maculatus-5.0-male, whole genome shotgun sequence, one genomic interval encodes:
- the e2f4 gene encoding transcription factor E2F4 — protein MMELESACSRGDPGTPGDSLQPQTPSRHEKSLGLLTTKFVTLLQEAKDGVLDLKAAADTLAVRQKRRIYDITNVLEGIGLIEKKSKNSIQWKGVGPGCNTREIADKLMELKAELDDLALRENELDQQKVWVQQSIKNVTDDSGNSPMAYVKHEDLCGAFKGDTLLAIRAPIGTQLEVPVPELVLNGQRKYQIRLKSTSGPIEVLLVNKDPSSAAPVVLPVPPPDDILHSLPAPTATQTTPQAPKLCKPHPAIKPAAATPGAAATPGAAATPGAAAADASAQLSAAADCAAAVPQQLQSSASLDGSASSAGFQPVKSDPSELLDFPKELSEMFDPTKEMMPGDLLEDLMSSEVFSPLLRLSPPPSDHDYIYNLDETEGLCDLFDVPILNL, from the exons ATGATGGAGCTGGAGTCGGCCTGTAGCCGAGGCGACCCGGGGACTCCCGGGGACTCGCTTCAGCCGCAGACCCCGAGCCGGCACGAGAAGAGCCTGGGCCTGCTCACCACCAAGTTTGTGACCCTGCTGCAGGAGGCGAAGGACGGGGTCCTGGACCTGAAGGCG GCTGCAGACACTCTGGCCGTACGGCAGAAACGACGCATCTATGACATCACTAACGTCCTGGAGGGAATCGGTCTGATCGAGAAGAAGTCCAAGAACAGCATCCAGTGGAA GGGCGTGGGACCAGGCTGCAACACCAGGGAGATTGCAGACAAGCTGATGGAGCTGAAAGCCGAGCTGGACGATCTGGCGCTGCGGGAGAACGAGCTGGACCAGCAGAAGGTCTGGGTCCAGCAGAGCATCAAGAACGTCACCGACGACTCCGGGAACAGCCC GATGGCCTACGTAAAGCACGAAGACCTCTGTGGAGCGTTTAAAG GGGACACTCTGCTGGCCATCCGGGCCCCCATTGGGACGCAGCTGGAGGTTCCTGTACCAGAACTC gTCCTTAATGGACAGAGGAAGTACCAGATCCGTCTGAAGAGTACCTCTGGACCCATTGAGGTTCTCCTGGTCAATAAGGACCCGTCCAGCGCCGCTCCGGTGGTTCTGCCCGTCCCGCCTCCTGATGACATCCTGCACAGCCTGCCGGCGCCGACGGCGACCCAGACGACCCCCCAGGCTCCAAAG CTCTGCAAGCCGCATCCAGCCATAAAACCAGCCGCAGCAACGCCGGGCGCCGCAGCAACGCCGGGCGCCGCAGCAACGCCGGGCGCCGCAGCTGCAG ATGCGAGCGCTCAGCTCAGCGCTGCGGCAGACTGTGCTGCAGCGGTTCCGCAGCAGCTGCAGTCCTCCGCCTCCCTGGACGGTTCTGCTTCCTCGGCCGGATTCCAGCCCGTCAAGTCGGATCCGTCTGAGC TTTTGGATTTTCCCAAAGagctttctgaaatgtttgacCCGACTAAAG AGATGATGCCTGGAGACCTGCTGGAGGACCTGATGTCGTCAGAAG TGTTCTCGCCTCTCCTCCGCCTGTCACCTCCGCCCAGCGACCATGACTACATCTACAACCTGGATGAGACCGAGGGCCTCTGTGACTTGTTCGACGTCCCCATCCTTAACCTCTGA